In Moorella sp. Hama-1, a single genomic region encodes these proteins:
- a CDS encoding cobyric acid synthase, translating to MARAIMLQGTSSNVGKSVLAAALCRIFYHNGYRVSPFKSQNMALNSGATPDGGEMGRAQIVQALAAGVAPRVEMNPVLLKPTAHACSQVVVLGRPVGNLGAREYHGKFNQKLWSQVEGAYATLDREFEIIVIEGAGSPAEINLKEQEIANMRVAGLARAPVLLVADIDRGGALAAVVGTLELLEPREREMVAGIIINKFRGDRDLLQPALDFLENRTGKPILGVIPFIPDHGLPEEDSVVLEEAANQPTLPGEIEIAAIKLPCISNFTDFDALAREPGVNLRYIEKARDLGNPDLIILPGSKNTIGDLLWLRRQGLAAAIKNLAARGTPVLGICGGYQMLGQEISDPDQVETDAGQVDGLGLLPIKTIFQTTKATNQVRGVITGSGPFLEPLQGREVQGYEIHMGASTLCAGSPAFKITSRGGQSVAIDDGALAGEGLILGTYIHGILDNDFLRHRIITVLRARRGLPESPGVPDFMNEQERRFDALARQVAAHLDLERLGAIMGLERPLVGPGCGC from the coding sequence GTGGCCAGAGCCATTATGCTCCAGGGAACCAGCTCCAATGTCGGTAAGAGCGTCCTGGCGGCCGCCCTCTGCCGTATCTTCTACCACAATGGTTACCGGGTAAGCCCTTTCAAATCCCAGAATATGGCCCTTAATTCGGGGGCCACTCCCGACGGGGGCGAGATGGGCCGCGCCCAGATCGTCCAGGCCCTGGCAGCCGGGGTAGCACCCCGGGTAGAGATGAACCCGGTCCTGCTCAAACCGACGGCCCATGCCTGTTCCCAGGTGGTGGTCCTGGGACGGCCGGTGGGCAACCTTGGCGCCAGGGAGTATCACGGTAAATTTAATCAGAAACTGTGGTCCCAGGTGGAAGGGGCTTACGCCACCCTGGACCGGGAGTTTGAGATCATCGTCATCGAAGGAGCCGGCAGCCCGGCGGAGATTAACCTGAAAGAACAGGAAATCGCCAATATGCGGGTAGCCGGCCTGGCCCGGGCGCCGGTACTCCTGGTGGCCGACATCGACCGCGGTGGCGCCCTGGCGGCAGTGGTGGGTACTCTCGAACTCCTGGAGCCTCGGGAACGGGAGATGGTGGCCGGGATTATTATCAACAAGTTCCGGGGCGACCGGGACCTGCTGCAGCCGGCCCTGGATTTCCTGGAAAACCGGACCGGCAAACCGATCCTGGGGGTCATCCCCTTTATACCGGACCACGGCCTGCCGGAGGAGGATTCCGTAGTCCTGGAGGAGGCCGCCAACCAGCCGACCCTCCCGGGCGAAATCGAGATTGCTGCCATCAAACTACCCTGTATCTCTAACTTTACGGATTTCGATGCCCTGGCCCGGGAGCCGGGGGTCAACCTCCGTTATATCGAAAAGGCGCGGGACCTGGGGAACCCGGATCTGATAATCCTCCCAGGCAGTAAGAACACCATCGGCGATCTCCTGTGGCTCCGGCGCCAGGGCCTGGCGGCGGCTATTAAGAATCTGGCCGCCCGGGGAACTCCAGTGCTGGGCATCTGCGGCGGTTACCAGATGCTGGGGCAGGAGATTAGCGATCCGGATCAGGTAGAAACCGATGCCGGCCAGGTCGATGGCCTGGGCCTCCTGCCTATAAAGACTATCTTCCAGACCACAAAGGCTACCAACCAGGTGCGCGGCGTAATCACGGGTTCGGGGCCCTTCCTGGAGCCCCTGCAGGGCCGGGAGGTCCAGGGATACGAGATTCATATGGGGGCCAGTACCCTCTGCGCCGGCAGCCCGGCTTTTAAGATAACCTCCCGGGGCGGCCAGTCGGTAGCTATTGATGACGGGGCCCTGGCCGGCGAAGGCCTTATTCTGGGTACTTATATTCACGGCATCTTGGATAACGATTTTTTACGTCATCGAATAATTACTGTCCTGCGGGCCAGGCGGGGCCTCCCGGAAAGCCCCGGGGTCCCGGACTTTATGAATGAGCAAGAACGGCGTTTTGACGCCCTGGCCCGGCAGGTAGCCGCCCACCTTGACCTGGAGCGCCTGGGGGCCATCATGGGCTTGGAACGCCCCCTGGTGGGTCCTGGCTGTGGCTGCTGA
- the cobS gene encoding adenosylcobinamide-GDP ribazoletransferase: protein MSNQLAAFLTALQFLTRVRLSSCGSREVSFQASIVYFPLVGLILGLILAAAGLVLNRFVPAAARAGLLLALGVFLSGGLHLDGFIDTMDGLLSGRERERVLEIMKDSHVGAHGVTAVITLMLLKFSLLFSLPPARLWLGVLPLSPFLLLMPVLARWAMVPALTCFPYARREGLGSLFGAGQGRRALIPATLVTVLLSWLALGSGGLMLMALVALAAWWWCRYLQRVLGGLTGDTYGALAELTEVLVLAAAVLFRPWLGV, encoded by the coding sequence TTGAGTAACCAGCTGGCAGCCTTCCTGACAGCCCTCCAGTTCCTGACCAGGGTACGCCTGAGTAGCTGCGGCAGCCGGGAGGTTTCTTTCCAGGCGAGCATCGTCTATTTTCCCCTGGTGGGGCTAATCCTGGGGCTAATCCTGGCGGCTGCCGGGTTGGTTTTAAACCGCTTCGTACCGGCTGCCGCCAGGGCCGGCTTGCTCCTGGCCCTGGGGGTCTTCCTGAGCGGGGGTTTACACCTGGACGGCTTTATCGATACCATGGATGGTCTTTTATCCGGCCGGGAACGGGAACGGGTCCTGGAGATTATGAAGGACAGCCATGTCGGCGCCCACGGGGTAACGGCAGTGATCACCCTGATGCTGCTCAAGTTCAGCCTGTTATTCTCCCTCCCTCCGGCCCGCCTCTGGCTGGGGGTCCTGCCCCTGTCACCCTTTCTCCTCCTGATGCCGGTACTGGCCCGCTGGGCCATGGTACCTGCCCTGACCTGTTTCCCCTACGCCCGCCGGGAGGGCCTGGGCAGCCTCTTTGGGGCCGGGCAGGGGCGCCGGGCCCTGATCCCGGCCACCTTGGTTACTGTTCTCCTCAGCTGGCTAGCCCTGGGTTCTGGAGGGCTGATGCTTATGGCCCTGGTAGCCCTGGCTGCCTGGTGGTGGTGCCGCTACCTCCAGAGGGTTCTGGGCGGCCTGACAGGGGACACCTACGGCGCTTTGGCGGAGCTAACCGAAGTCCTGGTCCTGGCGGCGGCAGTTTTATTCCGGCCATGGTTGGGGGTGTGA
- the cobD gene encoding threonine-phosphate decarboxylase CobD, whose protein sequence is MVAPGAGYSHSGELGRPVHGGDWQGAVDRYGWRVEEILDFSANINPLGPPAGVLAVLKENLAAIQRYPDPANRRFKEALATQRQLETGSLIAANGAVELIYLVLQVLKPRRVLVSEPTFSEYRRAARAAGARVVSVTLDPDAGFSFDLDRWCQELPGVQLAFICNPNNPTGRLLAPDVLQEVLNRCREAGVFLVVDESFLDFIPNGEEYSLARQAASWPGLFILHSLTKIYALPGLRLGYGVGRPELVARLEAGRDPWSVNILAQMAGVAALAETGYIKETQAVIGREKEFLFHRLAELAGFRPYNPEVNFILTRILDDRLTAPRLAESLARQGILIRDCSSFPGLGPHYFRVAVRDRRANERLLAALGEPGATFS, encoded by the coding sequence ATGGTTGCACCAGGGGCAGGATACAGTCATAGCGGGGAATTAGGGAGGCCGGTCCACGGCGGTGACTGGCAGGGGGCTGTCGATCGCTACGGTTGGCGAGTGGAAGAGATTCTGGATTTTAGCGCCAACATTAACCCCCTGGGGCCCCCGGCCGGGGTGCTGGCGGTCTTAAAGGAGAACCTGGCGGCTATCCAGCGTTACCCCGACCCGGCCAACCGGCGCTTCAAAGAGGCCCTGGCAACCCAGAGGCAGCTGGAGACCGGTTCGCTGATCGCTGCCAATGGGGCGGTGGAACTAATTTACCTGGTTCTGCAGGTTTTGAAGCCCCGGCGGGTACTGGTCAGTGAACCTACCTTTAGCGAATACCGCCGGGCCGCCAGGGCTGCCGGGGCCAGGGTGGTCTCGGTAACCCTGGATCCAGACGCTGGCTTTTCCTTTGATCTGGACCGGTGGTGCCAGGAGCTACCAGGGGTCCAACTGGCCTTTATCTGTAACCCTAATAATCCTACCGGCCGTCTCCTGGCTCCGGATGTTTTACAGGAGGTATTAAACCGGTGCCGGGAAGCAGGGGTTTTCCTGGTCGTTGACGAATCCTTTCTCGATTTTATCCCCAATGGGGAGGAGTATTCCCTCGCCCGGCAGGCAGCTTCCTGGCCGGGACTATTTATCCTCCATTCCCTGACGAAAATCTATGCCCTGCCCGGCCTGCGCCTGGGGTACGGGGTGGGTCGCCCGGAGCTGGTGGCCAGGTTGGAGGCCGGCCGCGACCCCTGGAGCGTCAATATCCTGGCCCAGATGGCCGGCGTCGCCGCCCTGGCGGAAACAGGGTATATAAAGGAGACGCAGGCGGTAATCGGCCGCGAAAAGGAATTTCTTTTTCATCGCCTGGCTGAATTAGCAGGATTCCGGCCCTATAACCCCGAAGTTAATTTTATCTTGACCAGAATCCTGGACGACCGCCTGACGGCACCCCGGCTGGCCGAATCCCTGGCCCGGCAGGGTATCCTCATCCGCGATTGTTCTTCTTTTCCCGGCCTGGGGCCCCATTACTTCCGCGTAGCCGTCCGCGACCGCCGGGCCAATGAACGGTTATTGGCCGCCCTGGGGGAGCCAGGGGCAACCTTTTCATAG
- the cobC gene encoding alpha-ribazole phosphatase, which produces MQGTRVYLVRHGETEWNHTMRYQGHSDIALSATGRRQAELLRERFRGIKLDAIYASDLNRAKETAAVIAAPHGLQVQEVPALRELNFGAWEGLTYQEIIASYPRELDTWRRNPGTTIVPGGESFQQVKERALAAFEDIVATEAGRTLLLVAHGGSLRSLICALLGLDLTAVWRFRLDNTGVSVVDCYDEQRILVLLNDTHHLETLGGPDGSGVL; this is translated from the coding sequence TTGCAGGGTACAAGGGTCTATCTGGTACGCCACGGTGAGACGGAGTGGAATCACACCATGCGTTATCAGGGTCATTCCGACATTGCCTTAAGTGCTACCGGCCGCCGGCAGGCCGAACTCCTGAGGGAGCGTTTCCGGGGGATTAAGCTGGATGCCATATATGCCAGCGACTTGAATCGGGCTAAGGAAACGGCGGCGGTAATCGCCGCTCCTCACGGCCTGCAGGTGCAGGAAGTCCCGGCCTTGCGGGAATTGAACTTTGGTGCCTGGGAGGGACTAACCTACCAGGAGATAATAGCCTCATATCCCCGGGAGTTGGATACCTGGCGCCGGAACCCCGGTACCACCATTGTTCCGGGAGGCGAGAGCTTTCAGCAGGTCAAGGAACGAGCCCTGGCCGCTTTTGAGGATATTGTGGCCACAGAAGCGGGCCGCACCCTCCTGCTTGTCGCCCACGGGGGAAGCCTGCGCTCCCTTATTTGCGCCCTGCTGGGCCTTGATTTAACCGCCGTCTGGCGCTTTCGCCTAGATAATACCGGGGTTAGTGTCGTTGACTGTTATGACGAGCAACGCATCCTGGTATTATTAAATGATACCCACCATCTGGAAACCCTGGGCGGACCGGACGGCAGCGGGGTTCTTTAA
- a CDS encoding precorrin-8X methylmutase — MDFLYDPQAIETRSREIIAARVGDLGLEPGARAIVTRIIHATGDLGYADLVVCHPRLVPAATAALRQGADIITDVEMVRNGISSHLVSRGGGRVICAIREEQVRQEAAARGETRAMVAMEYLAPRMEGAIIAIGNAPTALFRLLELMAGGRAAPAAVVGTPVGFVGAAEAKAALEKAGVPYLTVRGPKGGSTVAVAAINALLHLTWDGEE, encoded by the coding sequence TTGGACTTTCTGTATGACCCCCAGGCCATTGAGACCCGCAGCCGGGAGATAATAGCCGCCCGGGTGGGTGATCTGGGTCTGGAACCAGGAGCCCGGGCGATAGTTACCCGTATTATCCACGCCACCGGGGATCTGGGGTACGCCGACCTGGTAGTCTGCCATCCCCGGTTGGTGCCGGCGGCAACTGCGGCCCTGCGCCAGGGAGCGGATATTATTACCGATGTCGAAATGGTTCGTAACGGTATCAGCAGTCACCTGGTGTCCCGGGGCGGGGGGCGGGTCATCTGCGCCATCAGGGAGGAACAGGTCCGGCAGGAAGCTGCCGCCCGGGGCGAAACCCGGGCCATGGTAGCTATGGAATACCTCGCTCCCCGGATGGAGGGGGCCATAATTGCCATTGGCAATGCGCCGACGGCCCTTTTCCGCCTCCTGGAGTTAATGGCCGGCGGCCGGGCGGCGCCGGCAGCAGTCGTCGGTACGCCGGTAGGTTTTGTCGGGGCCGCGGAAGCCAAGGCGGCCCTGGAGAAGGCCGGCGTACCCTACCTTACAGTTAGAGGACCCAAAGGTGGCAGTACGGTAGCCGTTGCTGCTATTAACGCCCTGCTCCACCTGACCTGGGACGGGGAGGAATAG
- the cobK gene encoding precorrin-6A reductase: MILTLAGTADGREVIQALKRAGYPVLATAVTPYGAKLAREAGATRVREGALEGEDLAALLAEGSIQAVIDATHPYATTITTRARTICQAAGVPYFRYQRPAATLPAHPHIARATGWAEAVKLASSYRTIMLTIGTRHLEHFTAAPALAGRRIIARVLPEVASLEECRRLGLWPGDIIAIQGPCSYELNSALYRQFGVEAVVTKDSGSTGGVEAKVQAALDLGLQVIIISRPPEPDALPLEEVINRLLQTVPPS, encoded by the coding sequence ATGATTCTTACCCTGGCCGGGACGGCCGACGGCCGGGAGGTTATCCAGGCCCTGAAGAGGGCCGGTTACCCGGTACTGGCCACCGCCGTGACGCCTTACGGGGCCAAACTGGCCCGGGAAGCCGGGGCGACCAGGGTCCGGGAAGGCGCCCTGGAGGGGGAAGACCTGGCCGCCCTGCTGGCGGAGGGGTCGATCCAGGCGGTTATAGATGCCACCCATCCCTATGCCACCACCATTACCACCCGGGCCCGGACGATCTGCCAGGCAGCCGGGGTACCCTACTTTCGTTACCAGCGGCCGGCAGCAACCCTCCCGGCCCATCCCCATATTGCCCGGGCCACCGGCTGGGCGGAGGCAGTAAAACTGGCCTCAAGCTATCGGACCATCATGCTGACAATCGGTACCAGGCACCTGGAACACTTTACAGCCGCCCCAGCCCTGGCAGGCAGAAGAATTATCGCCCGGGTTCTACCGGAGGTGGCCTCCCTGGAGGAATGCCGCCGCCTGGGTCTCTGGCCGGGGGATATTATCGCCATCCAGGGGCCGTGCAGCTATGAGCTCAACAGCGCCCTTTACCGCCAATTCGGCGTCGAAGCAGTGGTGACCAAGGACAGCGGCAGCACCGGCGGGGTGGAGGCCAAAGTCCAGGCCGCCCTGGACCTGGGATTGCAGGTGATCATCATCAGCCGCCCGCCGGAACCTGACGCCCTGCCCCTGGAAGAGGTCATTAACCGGCTCTTACAGACTGTCCCGCCCTCTTAA
- the cbiB gene encoding adenosylcobinamide-phosphate synthase CbiB, protein MAADLLILLLALLLDLLVGDPPWLIHPTQVMGAGISSLERLLWRPGARPGYLLVAGGVLAAIIIGTTWMVTEALLVLTGRAGYWAELLLAGWLLATTIAPRGLAGAGRNLSRTLKAGDLEKARRQVGLIVGRDTAHLTVAGVTRATVETIAENTSDGIIAPLFYFFLGGVPLAMAYRAVNTLDSMLGYKNQRYLHFGRVAARVDDLANYFPARLTGLAICGAALLAGQGRRAWRTMLRDARQHPSPNSGYPEAAMAGALGIRLGGLNYYGGVPTQRPFIGEALRELEPADIDRAISLMAGATVIAALAGSIYLVLGNHWL, encoded by the coding sequence GTGGCTGCTGACCTGTTAATCTTGCTCCTGGCCCTGCTTCTGGATCTGCTGGTTGGCGATCCACCCTGGCTGATCCATCCTACCCAGGTTATGGGGGCCGGGATAAGCAGCCTGGAAAGGCTCCTGTGGCGGCCGGGGGCCCGGCCGGGTTACTTGCTGGTCGCCGGTGGGGTCCTGGCGGCGATCATTATCGGCACTACCTGGATGGTGACGGAGGCGCTGCTGGTACTGACTGGCAGGGCTGGTTACTGGGCGGAGCTTCTCCTGGCCGGGTGGTTGTTGGCCACCACCATTGCCCCCCGGGGCCTGGCCGGGGCCGGCAGGAACCTCAGCCGGACCCTAAAAGCCGGGGACCTGGAGAAGGCCCGTCGCCAGGTGGGGTTGATTGTCGGCCGGGATACCGCCCACCTGACGGTAGCCGGGGTGACCAGGGCCACCGTGGAAACCATAGCCGAAAATACCAGCGACGGCATTATAGCCCCCCTCTTTTATTTTTTCCTGGGGGGGGTGCCCCTGGCCATGGCCTACCGGGCGGTAAACACCCTGGATTCCATGTTGGGCTATAAAAATCAGCGCTACCTTCACTTCGGCCGGGTGGCGGCCAGGGTAGACGACCTGGCCAATTATTTTCCGGCCCGGCTCACCGGGCTGGCCATCTGCGGGGCCGCCCTCCTGGCGGGTCAGGGGCGCCGGGCCTGGCGGACCATGCTGCGGGATGCCCGGCAGCATCCCAGCCCCAATAGCGGTTATCCAGAGGCGGCCATGGCCGGCGCCCTGGGTATCCGGCTGGGGGGTCTCAATTATTATGGCGGGGTACCCACACAGCGGCCCTTTATCGGCGAGGCTTTAAGGGAACTGGAACCGGCTGATATTGACCGCGCCATCAGTCTCATGGCTGGTGCTACGGTAATCGCCGCCCTGGCCGGGAGCATCTACCTGGTCCTCGGGAACCATTGGCTCTAA
- the cobT gene encoding nicotinate-nucleotide--dimethylbenzimidazole phosphoribosyltransferase, translating into MSLLDQTLQAIKHLDEAAMTRAQAHLDDLTKPPGSLGTLEDIARRLAGIRGEVPRPISRKAHILMAGDHGVVAEGVSAFPQEVTPQMVFNFSRGGAAINVLARHAGAELVLVDIGVASELPDLPGLLKRKVAPGTANLAQGPAMTREQAIAALEVGIEVANDEIDAGNELLGIGEMGIGNTTPSSAILAVFSGQPVEEITGRGTGVDDSRLKLKIKAIKQGLAVNKPDPSDPLDVLAKVGGLEIAGMAGVILAGAARRVPVIIDGFISGAAALVATRMAPLAGDFILASHLSEEPGHAAALELMGLEPMLTMRMRLGEGTGAALGMTLVDAAIMIYHEMATFSQAGISGALDH; encoded by the coding sequence ATGTCACTGCTTGATCAGACCCTGCAGGCTATCAAACACCTGGACGAAGCAGCCATGACCAGGGCCCAGGCCCACCTGGACGACCTGACCAAACCCCCGGGTAGCCTGGGGACCCTGGAGGACATCGCCAGGCGCCTGGCCGGGATCCGGGGCGAGGTACCCCGCCCCATATCCCGCAAAGCCCATATCCTCATGGCCGGGGATCACGGCGTTGTGGCCGAAGGGGTCAGTGCCTTCCCCCAAGAGGTCACTCCCCAGATGGTCTTTAACTTCAGCCGGGGCGGGGCGGCCATCAATGTCCTGGCCCGCCATGCCGGCGCCGAGTTGGTCCTGGTGGATATCGGTGTCGCCAGCGAATTACCCGATCTCCCGGGTTTATTAAAACGTAAAGTGGCCCCGGGTACGGCCAACCTCGCCCAGGGTCCGGCCATGACCAGGGAACAGGCCATAGCTGCCCTGGAAGTGGGTATTGAGGTCGCCAATGACGAGATCGATGCCGGTAATGAATTGCTGGGCATTGGTGAGATGGGTATCGGTAATACCACCCCCAGCTCGGCTATCCTGGCGGTCTTTAGCGGGCAGCCGGTGGAAGAGATTACCGGCCGGGGTACGGGAGTCGACGATAGCAGGTTAAAGTTAAAGATTAAGGCCATCAAACAGGGCCTGGCGGTTAATAAACCGGACCCCAGTGACCCCCTGGATGTCCTGGCTAAAGTCGGGGGCCTGGAGATTGCCGGTATGGCCGGGGTCATCCTGGCCGGGGCCGCCCGGCGGGTACCGGTAATCATCGATGGCTTTATCTCCGGAGCAGCGGCCCTGGTAGCCACCAGAATGGCTCCCCTGGCCGGGGATTTTATCCTGGCTTCCCATCTCTCCGAAGAACCGGGCCATGCCGCTGCCTTAGAATTGATGGGCCTTGAGCCTATGCTAACTATGCGGATGCGCCTGGGAGAAGGGACGGGAGCCGCCCTGGGCATGACCCTGGTGGATGCCGCCATTATGATTTACCATGAGATGGCCACCTTCAGCCAGGCGGGCATCTCGGGAGCCCTGGATCATTGA
- a CDS encoding GHMP kinase → MRGQARVPGSCGELVQGVVNGQYFLITCPIKLGAEVRVDLQPGGRVTGPREREKALLAVRRALNYLASQWGARVEICNPLPLGKGLASSTADVVAAVVATAGALGTELSLEVITQLALAIEPSDGTFLPGIVRFDHLEGKEWDYLGQPPPLDILIVDPGGVVDTIHFNRRRDLPTLNLAKEGEVREATRLVQEGLARERADLIARGATLSALANQGILYKPELEPILKIATSSGALGVNTAHSGTVIGVLYRPGEVDVDDLEGRIRAAFPYVNFIRTTMTGGGVEVVDGPWLHQGQDTVIAGN, encoded by the coding sequence ATGCGCGGGCAGGCGCGGGTACCGGGGTCCTGCGGTGAACTGGTCCAGGGAGTAGTTAATGGTCAATACTTCCTCATTACCTGCCCCATTAAATTGGGGGCGGAGGTAAGGGTCGACCTGCAACCCGGGGGCCGGGTTACCGGCCCCCGGGAAAGGGAGAAGGCCCTGCTCGCCGTTCGCCGGGCTCTGAATTACCTGGCCAGCCAGTGGGGCGCCCGGGTGGAAATCTGTAACCCCCTGCCTTTGGGGAAGGGCCTGGCCAGCAGTACCGCCGATGTAGTAGCAGCAGTGGTGGCTACAGCCGGGGCCCTGGGAACGGAGCTATCCCTGGAAGTGATTACGCAGCTTGCCCTGGCCATTGAACCGAGTGACGGGACTTTCTTACCGGGTATTGTCCGCTTTGATCACCTGGAGGGTAAGGAATGGGACTACCTAGGGCAACCGCCGCCCCTGGATATTTTAATCGTCGACCCCGGCGGGGTAGTCGATACCATCCACTTTAACCGGCGGCGGGATCTTCCGACCCTTAACCTGGCCAAGGAAGGGGAAGTCAGGGAGGCCACCCGGCTGGTGCAGGAGGGCCTGGCCCGGGAGAGGGCGGATTTAATCGCCCGGGGGGCTACCCTGAGCGCCCTGGCCAACCAGGGAATTCTTTACAAACCGGAACTGGAACCCATCTTGAAAATCGCCACCAGCAGTGGCGCCCTGGGGGTGAATACCGCCCACAGCGGCACGGTAATCGGCGTCCTTTACCGGCCGGGAGAGGTTGACGTGGACGACCTGGAGGGCAGGATCCGCGCCGCCTTTCCTTATGTTAACTTTATCCGAACCACCATGACGGGTGGCGGGGTGGAGGTGGTAGACGGCCCATGGTTGCACCAGGGGCAGGATACAGTCATAGCGGGGAATTAG
- a CDS encoding sirohydrochlorin chelatase has product MATGIILLGHGSRIPEANEHLKVLAAQVREILGDVRVEPCYMMRTHPDLAEGIATLVKEGRRRIIVVPMFFSNGLHVQRDIPEQLAAAREQYPEVEFIYGTNLGADRRIAEVIVERIQEVTPVGLSV; this is encoded by the coding sequence ATGGCCACAGGAATAATTCTACTGGGCCACGGCAGCCGGATACCAGAGGCCAACGAACACCTGAAAGTCCTGGCCGCCCAGGTGCGGGAAATCCTCGGCGATGTCCGGGTCGAGCCCTGCTATATGATGCGGACCCATCCTGACCTGGCCGAAGGTATTGCCACCCTGGTAAAGGAAGGCCGGCGGCGGATTATCGTCGTGCCGATGTTCTTTAGCAACGGTCTCCACGTCCAGAGGGACATTCCCGAGCAGCTGGCCGCCGCCCGGGAACAATACCCGGAAGTCGAATTTATCTATGGTACCAACCTGGGTGCCGACCGGCGCATCGCCGAAGTGATAGTCGAGCGCATTCAGGAGGTGACACCGGTTGGACTTTCTGTATGA